A single window of Plasmodium malariae genome assembly, chromosome: 8 DNA harbors:
- the PmUG01_08055900 gene encoding fam-m protein: MEQKINSFLFYKISAFMILSWICHFYCDTRTVNKFLDENWTPCIRLDTRNYRLLAKYKQNKDSNNLGLKGDKPFSGEAYKETNKLYNRSPLNKAQYYTEVIDYDNGMFDGKHFHFEKKLIKKKDYDILLEKQRRICDIDLKKIKFRKYRYGAFMIFLFFLFAIGLPILQQFKYLKSAGDSLKSALSLSEVWTAVESVLKGAKEYFFLISFGILMVILSVILLISLYKLLINNEKYNKIKLMSELNE, encoded by the exons atggaacaaaaaattaattccttcttattttataaaatttctgCGTTTATGATTTTAAGTTGGATATGTCATTTTTATTGTGATACa agaACTGTTAACAAATTTTTGGATGAGAATTGGACACCATGTATAAGGTTAGATACAAGAAATTATCGTttactagcaaaatataaacagaataaggattcaaataatttaggTTTGAAAGGGGATAAACCATTTAGTGGAGAGGCGTACAAAGAAACAAACAAACTATATAATAGAAGTCCATTAAATAAGGCGCAGTACTATACAGAAGTTATAGATTATGATAATGGGATGTTTGATGGTAAACActtccattttgaaaaaaaattaattaagaaaaaagacTACGATATTTTACTTGAAAAACAAAGGAGAATTTGTGATATagacttaaaaaaaataaaatttagaaaatacaGGTATGGAGCTTTTAtgattttcctttttttcttgttcgCAATTGGATTGCCAATATTACAACAATTTAAATACTTGAAATCTGCAGGAGATTCGCTTAAAAGTGCATTGTCATTGAGTGAAGTATGGACAGCAGTAGAAAGTGTCTTGAAGGGAGcgaaagaatattttttcttaatatcaTTTGGGATATTAATGGTTATATTATCTGTCATACTTCTAATATCGTTATATAAGctcttaataaataatgaaaaatataataaaattaagttaatgtctgaattaaatgaataa
- the PmUG01_08056100 gene encoding PIR protein produces the protein MEAVNYEKIFKDSKPYNIYKELEDKVKGVTDGQYCSEFEGIKSSQKNNYITLCKKVSKLLKYVFDQGNSGKRKEYCSHYIYWVYHEIWKLFKSDQKASDMGIIDKFNKLQSTLFYNYNKHDCSYGYILKSYEEIDYKIEKKYLYDYFKNYNTIKSSKQCSNVGGSEYRAYLEAIKKLYHVEYNFCCWTGLTQCPDYILNCDNKFDPSKLLSALGPKGSERCEGLKSIKAIFKDEKSDSEEFEKEFMSAINYGACYSPKKGTLEVGVDKKPVCILYSKFVSLPGNEPISRSNAKEATVSRPSADNANSISSADPGKDVQGDGKGNGGEPSATDVKKEIPSSKLTRNSYKWSFKQGGKLDCQSRNKNEDSMRLCGYMDELVEGNFATQIEGTGAYKVQAGRSWTEDDLKPARERVWKRRSANKSNILNNIFFRISTAVTLVMGIIFIFYLFFKFTPFGSRLRRHRKRQQRYRLDFTDSSTHKRPRRFLKRTYRHSDRRRFNVVNIEDELHSSNDLRNIN, from the exons ATGGAAGCTGtcaattat gaaaaaatttttaaggaTTCAAAAccgtataatatatataaagaattgGAAGATAAAGTTAAAGGTGTGACAGATGGTCAATATTGTAGTGAATTTGAAGGGATAAAATCCagtcaaaaaaataattatattacactttgtaaaaaagtatctaaacttttaaaatatgtgttTGATCAGGGTAATTCAGGGAAACGTAAAGAATATTGTtcacattatatatactggGTATATCATGAAATATGGAAATTGTTTAAAAGCGATCAAAAAGCGAGTGATATGGGCATTATTgacaaatttaataaattacagAGTACTCTTTTCTATAACTACAATAAACACGATTGTTCGTATGGATATATTCTCAAGAGCTACGAGGAAATAGATTATAAAAtcgaaaagaaatatttgtatgattattttaaaaactatAACACTATTAAAAGTAGTAAACAATGTAGTAATGTCGGAGGTAGTGAATATAGAGCATACCTTGAAGCTATCAAAAAACTGTATCATGTAgagtataatttttgttgttgGACAGGTTTAACACAATGTCCagattatattttgaattgtGATAATAAGTTTGATCCAAGTAAATTATTATCCGCGTTAGGACCTAAAGGTAGCGAAAGATGTGAGGGTCTAAAAAGTATTAAAGCTATATTCAAAGATGAAAAATCAGATTCTGAGGAGTTCGAGAAAGAATTTATGAGCGCAATTAATTATGGTGCATGCTATAGTCCGAAAAAAGGCACATTAGAAGTAGGAGTTGATAAAAAACCAGTTTGTATTTTATACTCAAAATTTGTTTCTTTACCCGGTAATGAGCCTATATCTAGAAGCAATGCAAAGGAAGCGACTGTTAGTAGGCCCTCTGCAGATAATGCAAATTCAATATCGAGTGCAGATCCAGGAAAAGATGTTCAAGGTGATGGAAAAGGAAACGGAGGAGAACCTAGTGCTACCgatgtaaaaaaagaaataccaTCTAGTAAACTCACACGTAACTCATATAAGTGGAGCTTTAAACAAGGAGGAAAACTAGATTGTCAaagtagaaataaaaatgaagatagCATGCGACTTTGCGGTTATATGGATGAATTGGTTGAAGGAAATTTTGCTACACAAATAGAAGGTACTGGGGCATACAAAGTGCAGGCTGGAAGGTCATGGACAGAAGATGATTTAAAACCAGCACGAGAAAGAGTGTGGAAAAGGAGATCAGCTAataaatcaaatatattaaacaacATTTTTTTCCGTATTTCTACGGCAGTTACTCTAGTAATGggaatcatttttatattttaccttttttttaaa tttACTCCCTTCGGATCACGTTTACGTAGACATAGAAAAAGACAACAAAGGTATAGGCTTGATTTCACCGATTCAAGTACACACAAACGACCAAGGCGCTTCTTAAAACGTACTTATAGACATTCTGACAGGAGGAGATTTAACGTAGTAAATATAGAAGATGAGCTTCATTCATCAAATGATTTACGGAATATCAACTGA